In Camelus ferus isolate YT-003-E chromosome 10, BCGSAC_Cfer_1.0, whole genome shotgun sequence, the following proteins share a genomic window:
- the TSGA10IP gene encoding testis-specific protein 10-interacting protein isoform X1, whose amino-acid sequence MGQDTNMLNTHQPLVRTTSGRPGEDTRLQAPGTAVGLLKLLSSIQQAEQGSLGSSDGAIQGQQQRSRSAGETAKKDRRLRGRNKKGQGSAEAEDLLPSPPPKPSFPFQWAWESATMDGRAPLQPGSTSAPGHQALPVPPAVQQHKSRPKSTANLPEAHGFCWKTEVPNLERRQFSVCSCIPIPPGKGKSQVLEPPGECGRQPPGKRSGSGLGSEEATEPEAPGTEESEEGEPRAPHRQRAASRRKGWNSSEMASDESELQCEGSSSSSNNLQGPQRRKSRAKELERPWDLEKLQRQLQQELDCGTEKQPWEALRAVVQGSGRSRKAQALRGDETFLFANFPNRTFHKRQEATRSLLWAWERQQQEERQQAELRRAREQQVQQQVARCLAVYAPRGSRGPGAAQRKLEELRRQERQRFAEYQAELQGIRHRVQARPYLFQQAMQVNARLTVTRRFSQVLSALGLDEKQLLAQAGKGETEGTPKKLREPWVSGGKNGALFSEPPKDRTHQQPAGQALHPKPRPRAQSKR is encoded by the exons ATGGGGCAGGACACCAATATGCTGAACACCCACCAACCGCTGGTCAGGACCACATCGGGGAGACCAGGGGAAGACACACGGCTCCAGGCTCCAGGGACGGCCGTAGGTCTGCTCAAGCTTCTGTCAAGCATCCAGCAAGCTGAGCAG GGTAGTCTCGGGAGCAGTGATGGTGCAATTCAAGGCCAGCAGCAGAGGTCTCGGAGTGCAGGGGAGACAGCAAAGAAGGACCGGAGGCTCAGGGGCCGGAACAAGAAAGGGCAAGGCTCCGCTGAGGCTGAGGA tctcctcccttctccacctccgaagccctccttccctttccagtGGGCCTGGGAGAGTGCTACCATGGATGGCCGGGCTCCGCTTCAGCCTGGCTCCACCTCGGCCCCTGGCCACCAGGCACTGCCTGTGCCTCCAGCGGTCCAGCAGCACAAGTCCAGGCCCAAGTCCACGGCCAACCTCCCGGAGGCCCATGGCTTCTGCTGGAAGACAGAGGTGCCAAACCTGGAGAGGAGACAGTTCAGCGTCTGCAGCTGCATCCCCATCCCTCCTGGCAAGGGGAAGAGCCAAGTGCTGGAGCCGCCCGGGGAGTGTGGCCGGCAGCCACCCGGGAAGAGGTCCGGCTCGGGACTGGGGTCTGAGGAGGCCACTGAGCCAGAAGCCCCAGGTACCGAGGAGTCCGAGGAGGGGGAGCCCAGAGCCCCCCACAGACAGAGGGCTGCTTCTCGAAGAAAGGGGTGGAATTCCAGTGAGATGGCCTCAGACGAGAGTGAGCTGCAGTGCGAGGGGAGCAGCTCCAGCTCCAACAACCTGCAGGGGCCGCAGAGAAGGAAGTCAAGGGCCAAGGAACTGGAGAGGCCATGGGACCTGGAGAAGCTGCAGAGGCAGTTACAGCAGGAGTTGGACTGTG GCACCGagaagcagccctgggaggcttTACGGGCAGTCGTTCAGGGCTCCGGCCGCAGTAGGAAGGCCCAGGCCTTGAGAGGTGACGAGACTTTCCTGTTTGCCAACTTTCCTAACCGCACCTTCCACAAACGACAGGAGGCCACCAG AAGCCTGCTGTGGGCCTGGGagcggcagcagcaggaggagcgGCAGCAGGCCGAGCTGCGGAGGGCCCGGGAGCAGCAGGTGCAGCAGCAGGTGGCTCGCTGCCTGGCAGTCTATGCACCCAGAGGGagccgggggccgggggctgcCCAGCGCAAGCTGGAGGAGCTGAG GCGCCAGGAGCGACAGCGCTTTGCTGAGTACCAGGCAGAGCTGCAAGGCATCCGGCACAGGGTGCAGGCCCGGCCCTACCTGTTCCAGCAGGCCATGCAG gTCAATGCCCGGCTTACTGTGACCCGGCGCTTCTCCCAGGTGCTGTCGGCACTGGGACTGGATGAGAAGCAGCTGCTGGCTcaggcaggaaagggggaaactgagggtACCCCCAAGAAACTCAG GGAGCCATGGGTCAGTGGGGGCAAGAATGGTGCACTCTTCTCAGAGCCCCCTAAAGACAGAACCCACCAGCAGCCAGCCGGACAGGCACTCCACCCAAAGCCCAGACCCAGAGCCCAGTccaagagataa
- the TSGA10IP gene encoding testis-specific protein 10-interacting protein isoform X3, whose product MGQDTNMLNTHQPLVRTTSGRPGEDTRLQAPGTAVGLLKLLSSIQQAEQGSLGSSDGAIQGQQQRSRSAGETAKKDRRLRGRNKKGQGSAEAEDLLPSPPPKPSFPFQWAWESATMDGRAPLQPGSTSAPGHQALPVPPAVQQHKSRPKSTANLPEAHGFCWKTEVPNLERRQFSVCSCIPIPPGKGKSQVLEPPGECGRQPPGKRSGSGLGSEEATEPEAPGTEESEEGEPRAPHRQRAASRRKGWNSSEMASDESELQCEGSSSSSNNLQGPQRRKSRAKELERPWDLEKLQRQLQQELDCGTEKQPWEALRAVVQGSGRSRKAQALRGDETFLFANFPNRTFHKRQEATRRQERQRFAEYQAELQGIRHRVQARPYLFQQAMQVNARLTVTRRFSQVLSALGLDEKQLLAQAGKGETEGTPKKLREPWVSGGKNGALFSEPPKDRTHQQPAGQALHPKPRPRAQSKR is encoded by the exons ATGGGGCAGGACACCAATATGCTGAACACCCACCAACCGCTGGTCAGGACCACATCGGGGAGACCAGGGGAAGACACACGGCTCCAGGCTCCAGGGACGGCCGTAGGTCTGCTCAAGCTTCTGTCAAGCATCCAGCAAGCTGAGCAG GGTAGTCTCGGGAGCAGTGATGGTGCAATTCAAGGCCAGCAGCAGAGGTCTCGGAGTGCAGGGGAGACAGCAAAGAAGGACCGGAGGCTCAGGGGCCGGAACAAGAAAGGGCAAGGCTCCGCTGAGGCTGAGGA tctcctcccttctccacctccgaagccctccttccctttccagtGGGCCTGGGAGAGTGCTACCATGGATGGCCGGGCTCCGCTTCAGCCTGGCTCCACCTCGGCCCCTGGCCACCAGGCACTGCCTGTGCCTCCAGCGGTCCAGCAGCACAAGTCCAGGCCCAAGTCCACGGCCAACCTCCCGGAGGCCCATGGCTTCTGCTGGAAGACAGAGGTGCCAAACCTGGAGAGGAGACAGTTCAGCGTCTGCAGCTGCATCCCCATCCCTCCTGGCAAGGGGAAGAGCCAAGTGCTGGAGCCGCCCGGGGAGTGTGGCCGGCAGCCACCCGGGAAGAGGTCCGGCTCGGGACTGGGGTCTGAGGAGGCCACTGAGCCAGAAGCCCCAGGTACCGAGGAGTCCGAGGAGGGGGAGCCCAGAGCCCCCCACAGACAGAGGGCTGCTTCTCGAAGAAAGGGGTGGAATTCCAGTGAGATGGCCTCAGACGAGAGTGAGCTGCAGTGCGAGGGGAGCAGCTCCAGCTCCAACAACCTGCAGGGGCCGCAGAGAAGGAAGTCAAGGGCCAAGGAACTGGAGAGGCCATGGGACCTGGAGAAGCTGCAGAGGCAGTTACAGCAGGAGTTGGACTGTG GCACCGagaagcagccctgggaggcttTACGGGCAGTCGTTCAGGGCTCCGGCCGCAGTAGGAAGGCCCAGGCCTTGAGAGGTGACGAGACTTTCCTGTTTGCCAACTTTCCTAACCGCACCTTCCACAAACGACAGGAGGCCACCAG GCGCCAGGAGCGACAGCGCTTTGCTGAGTACCAGGCAGAGCTGCAAGGCATCCGGCACAGGGTGCAGGCCCGGCCCTACCTGTTCCAGCAGGCCATGCAG gTCAATGCCCGGCTTACTGTGACCCGGCGCTTCTCCCAGGTGCTGTCGGCACTGGGACTGGATGAGAAGCAGCTGCTGGCTcaggcaggaaagggggaaactgagggtACCCCCAAGAAACTCAG GGAGCCATGGGTCAGTGGGGGCAAGAATGGTGCACTCTTCTCAGAGCCCCCTAAAGACAGAACCCACCAGCAGCCAGCCGGACAGGCACTCCACCCAAAGCCCAGACCCAGAGCCCAGTccaagagataa
- the TSGA10IP gene encoding testis-specific protein 10-interacting protein isoform X2, translating to MGQDTNMLNTHQPLVRTTSGRPGEDTRLQAPGTAVGLLKLLSSIQQAEQGSLGSSDGAIQGQQQRSRSAGETAKKDRRLRGRNKKGQGSAEAEDLLPSPPPKPSFPFQWAWESATMDGRAPLQPGSTSAPGHQALPVPPAVQQHKSRPKSTANLPEAHGFCWKTEVPNLERRQFSVCSCIPIPPGKGKSQVLEPPGECGRQPPGKRSGSGLGSEEATEPEAPGTEESEEGEPRAPHRQRAASRRKGWNSSEMASDESELQCEGSSSSSNNLQGPQRRKSRAKELERPWDLEKLQRQLQQELDCGTEKQPWEALRAVVQGSGRSRKAQALRGDETFLFANFPNRTFHKRQEATRSLLWAWERQQQEERQQAELRRAREQQVQQQVARCLAVYAPRGSRGPGAAQRKLEELRRQERQRFAEYQAELQGIRHRVQARPYLFQQAMQVNARLTVTRRFSQVLSALGLDEKQLLAQAGKGETEGTPKKLRPGPRTLRSTCSIGPPAQRRPPCPRRPRMRSRAPIPAFP from the exons ATGGGGCAGGACACCAATATGCTGAACACCCACCAACCGCTGGTCAGGACCACATCGGGGAGACCAGGGGAAGACACACGGCTCCAGGCTCCAGGGACGGCCGTAGGTCTGCTCAAGCTTCTGTCAAGCATCCAGCAAGCTGAGCAG GGTAGTCTCGGGAGCAGTGATGGTGCAATTCAAGGCCAGCAGCAGAGGTCTCGGAGTGCAGGGGAGACAGCAAAGAAGGACCGGAGGCTCAGGGGCCGGAACAAGAAAGGGCAAGGCTCCGCTGAGGCTGAGGA tctcctcccttctccacctccgaagccctccttccctttccagtGGGCCTGGGAGAGTGCTACCATGGATGGCCGGGCTCCGCTTCAGCCTGGCTCCACCTCGGCCCCTGGCCACCAGGCACTGCCTGTGCCTCCAGCGGTCCAGCAGCACAAGTCCAGGCCCAAGTCCACGGCCAACCTCCCGGAGGCCCATGGCTTCTGCTGGAAGACAGAGGTGCCAAACCTGGAGAGGAGACAGTTCAGCGTCTGCAGCTGCATCCCCATCCCTCCTGGCAAGGGGAAGAGCCAAGTGCTGGAGCCGCCCGGGGAGTGTGGCCGGCAGCCACCCGGGAAGAGGTCCGGCTCGGGACTGGGGTCTGAGGAGGCCACTGAGCCAGAAGCCCCAGGTACCGAGGAGTCCGAGGAGGGGGAGCCCAGAGCCCCCCACAGACAGAGGGCTGCTTCTCGAAGAAAGGGGTGGAATTCCAGTGAGATGGCCTCAGACGAGAGTGAGCTGCAGTGCGAGGGGAGCAGCTCCAGCTCCAACAACCTGCAGGGGCCGCAGAGAAGGAAGTCAAGGGCCAAGGAACTGGAGAGGCCATGGGACCTGGAGAAGCTGCAGAGGCAGTTACAGCAGGAGTTGGACTGTG GCACCGagaagcagccctgggaggcttTACGGGCAGTCGTTCAGGGCTCCGGCCGCAGTAGGAAGGCCCAGGCCTTGAGAGGTGACGAGACTTTCCTGTTTGCCAACTTTCCTAACCGCACCTTCCACAAACGACAGGAGGCCACCAG AAGCCTGCTGTGGGCCTGGGagcggcagcagcaggaggagcgGCAGCAGGCCGAGCTGCGGAGGGCCCGGGAGCAGCAGGTGCAGCAGCAGGTGGCTCGCTGCCTGGCAGTCTATGCACCCAGAGGGagccgggggccgggggctgcCCAGCGCAAGCTGGAGGAGCTGAG GCGCCAGGAGCGACAGCGCTTTGCTGAGTACCAGGCAGAGCTGCAAGGCATCCGGCACAGGGTGCAGGCCCGGCCCTACCTGTTCCAGCAGGCCATGCAG gTCAATGCCCGGCTTACTGTGACCCGGCGCTTCTCCCAGGTGCTGTCGGCACTGGGACTGGATGAGAAGCAGCTGCTGGCTcaggcaggaaagggggaaactgagggtACCCCCAAGAAACTCAG ACCGGGGCCGCGAACCTTGAGAAGCACATGCTCAATTGGACCACCTGCTCAAAGACGGCCACCCTGCCCGAGGCGGCCGCGAATGCGCAGTCGGGCTCCGATCCCGGCCTTCCCATGA